Within the Vanacampus margaritifer isolate UIUO_Vmar chromosome 8, RoL_Vmar_1.0, whole genome shotgun sequence genome, the region tggaaaaaaaagttaaactaatagaaatagttcaaatgaatttttgacgtttataggcgccaatggcagtgaatgagttaaggtagtCCCAAATATTCAACAGAATCAGCGTAAGATGTTGTTTACTTGTAAGAGTTATCCAGAGCGGCCTGGAGACTTCTGTTCTTCTCGAGCAGCTCCTCAGAGTCTGTCTGTAGCCTGCTCTGCTGCTCCTCCTGGCACTCTACAGCTGAGTTCAGCTTCTTGATGTTGTCCCTATGCTGCTTCTCCACTTCTTCCTTCTCTTCCAAAACCTATATACAATTTTCAAACCCCCAAAATACACCACTttaatccataaaaaaaaaaaggacagtacagttttttttcctgaatgtCCTTCATTCCTGGTAGCACATTTTTTGAACATTGACCCTAacagttcaaataaatgttactAGTTAAGTTAATGAAATAATCAATGATGAGAAACTTATTTTGCTCCATTAGCAAAAACAGTACATATAACTAGCACCTATACGTATAAAACTAATAAATGTTATTCTTTCTTCATGAATTATGtctttataattttgttttgtatcatTAACAAGGTTATGTTGTTAAGTTTGGGAAAATTTAGAATGTTCCATCAGTTGCAAAAGGTACCCCTGCCTTGTCACATTTCATTAGAATTGCAAATTCACCTATTCACAGATTTATTAGGGGAACTTACCCTTGATAATTCGCTGACAAATTGAACTCTTCactactttgtgttttttttctgaaacgCCCAAATGTGCcgcaagatggcagcaaagccaTTTGATGGAAAAGGAAGCCTACGTTTCCATAAGGAGTGCTTGAAACCTTCTATGTGCACTTCCACAAAAAGCCATAAAGATTGACCATCTCAACTTAAATTAAAGATTTACCAGCACATTAGTCAATCTTTTTATGCTCATTCTTGGAACCAACATAGTACAAGATGAAAGCCCTTTCTTATACAAAAGTAGTCATCATCTGGAGAGAAGCTTTGTGGCGGAGGAGCCAAGTTAAGCCTAGTAGGCGGAAGTTGTGAAGTAATCACTACATGAACTTAAACATTTCAGGTGTATTCTTTCAAAATCAATAagacattttgatttaattGCTTTTCAATATATCTTTTAATATATTGTTGCTAGTAACAAGAGTAAGTGGCATGTTAGTCCTTGCGtctaaaggaaaaacaaaaggtATATATATccttagtttttcttttattgagaCAACAAAGCATTTCTATAGGTTTTAAAGGGTGACATTTTTGCAGAAAGCTTTGCAGCACTGCACTAACTCCCACCTGCTGCAGATGCCTGAGCTCGTCCTCCActtcctttattttcttctgtTGCTTGGTGAGTCTTGCATCACTGTCCTTCTCCTTCGCACGCAGTTTCTTGATGATGTTACTATGCTGAAGCTGTTGCTTGGACAACTTTTCACCTATAAGTGAAATGTAAACAGGCAAACATTGATCACTCCTGAGCAGCATTTCACTCACAAGATGAATGTTGAGTCATGAGCTCAAGCAAGCATTCATATAGATGTGATTTGAGTTCTCGTCTGTTGcggtttttcattttaccaagaGATACTTTTATTCTAGGACTTCCCcagtgaggataagtggtaaAGAGAATGGATGGTTTGATCTGTACTTTATgactggctggcgaccagtccagggtgtaccccatctCTCACCCTAACTTGGGTAATATTCTGCAGCTCACCCGTGTGCCGTGGATAAGCGGTAAAGAAAGTTTTGGAGCCAGCTGATGGGTTGTTGAGCCCTTGTCTGACATTGAAAAATTACTTCATACACACCATACTGAATAACTTCTGCAATAAATTGTTGAGGACAAACTGGGCAAATGGGAGGGCAATGTTCCAAAACGGTGGCCAGGCTAATTACATTAAAAAGCCTGTGACAAGGTAGCGTCAAAATTATTTACAATCAGATTTGTTTAGGCCTCGTGAATCATGCTAATGCAGTTGGTTATAAAGTCAAagtcccaaaataaaaatacatcaagTTAAATAATTTTGCAAATTGAGGCAATCAGCTGGCCTTATATTGTCATTTAAAATTACAACAATAACAGAACAATAAAAACTATGTAAGACACTAGGCAAAATGTATATCTTCTGTGCTTCTCATCTTGATTTCATTCAAGATCCTGTTTAGAGAGCTAGGGGTCAATCCCAGATGACTTGGAGAACTAACCCCAGAAATGTTTAAAGCAAGAATACCCCGCATGTGTCAGCACCAGTACTCTGATCATTATTGTGCTCAGGGAAAAGGAATGACCGGTAAACGAATACTTCAACATAAGGGCAGCGACATGGCAAAATCATTTTTAGCTGCGGAATTGACGTAGAAACTCAATACACGTAGCGCCTTGGATCTTAAAGACAGCTCGCTATTGAACTGTGATGGCTGACAGATTAACATTAGAAGTTAAAAGTTAACTGTGCCAAGcttatatttactgtatttagtgtttataGTACATTTATAGTACTTACCCTCTTCCAGCAGGCCTCTGATCTGTTCCTCTTTCTCTTTGATAAGCTCCAATGAAACACTGGAGTGAAGTCTTGAAGAAAGCTCCTCTCGCAGACCCTTAATTTCCTGTCAAGATACGCAAACCTTGAAACAAACACTTGTGGCAAGCTGTAGATTTTCCCTATTAATAATATTGAGATTATTCTAGTATCTGgatagaaaatgtattaattcaataaaatgtatatcAAATCAAAATTACCTTCTTGGCTATATCTCTCTCTTTGCAAGCCAGCTGAGCTTTCCTCTCAGTGTCTGCTATGCGCTGTGTAAATTCCTCCTTTAAGGACTGGACTGTGGAGCTCTCCTCCTTCAGAGTTATAACTTCACTGTAAGGAGAAGACATATATAAGTGAAGTGCCAAGGTCACCAACTCCAGTCCTTGACAGCAGATAACCAGCatattttggatgtttccctcttCAAAACACACCAGATTCAAATGATCATCTCATCAGTAAGCTCTGCAGAAGCGTGATAGCGATCCTGATagtttgaatcaggtgtgccggaggagggaaacatacaAAAACATGCTGGATAAGTGCCCTTGAGGACCGGGGTCGGAGACCCCTTCATTAGTGTAAAagctcaatattttttatttatttaatattctaTTTAAacccattaaaggggaagttaacccaAAATATGTTCTTTATAATATGTTTCATGTGTCCGCCAATAGTccaaacacggcattctgattaatattacgtttgtgaaaaaaaaaaaaaagacatcacagttgctcaggttgaGGTAagaaccaatcacggctcagcttcagtaaacaggtgaactgtgattggttgttacttgagccctgagcaactatgatgccATTTTCGgtcaacaacaagtggcaaaatggccgccctctaagttggataaaaatggctggattttgctgctttaaggTATATTTACGGATCTTCTCGTCAAACGtccatttgtcactttttttaaaatgcgcaTGAGGAAGACCATTTtaccagctctcctgctcgtcCGGGAGAAACGCCTATCAAATGTCGGGCTCATCTTTTTCAGTCTCTGCAGCCGGATGTCCTTTTCCGGCTCTCAGACATTTTCAAAGTACGGTTAGAACGGTGGAGCTACAATGATGAATGGCGGAGTCCAaagctcagcggctacatgctacaaacattCGAAGTGCGCATCCGCAGCTAGGAACGAGCACGCACGACATCGTTACAGCAGACTGATTGACGGGATCGAGAACtacccattaactctttgactgccaaaaacgttaaataacgtttagtaaaatcctacggaggagcgccaaagaagttaaaagacgttcaccaagttttttttgtgttttttttggaaatgggtggaggaaagccttggccagctgtgctgaaagtatcaagcaaaTCTAGTTAGtaaaatgcctatttttggcccctagatggcagcgatgactctctttggacaagattgggtaggcgtcagttgaagacgtgaggcggagctagagtgttgaggggacaatggctgaggaagccataatggcgaccggttgcaagcagctcacgcttgagcatttttttcaaagacgaaaagcatcgaccaatgctaaagagcacattgatgacgacgatgatgatgatggtgactccgaggttgacgccgaagttggaagcgttgacgcggcggctatgatcacgtcataaagcctcaccggctagcgatgctaacgccggaaaacgcggagcacaactgagcacgctcaggcggacgttcaatcggacgatgagtccaatgcatattcatcggaggagtgggtacagtctgatcacggagaagacactgggtctggactacgatgccaccatgaatggagtggatacgatggatcagaacatctcttaccacccggtataggaacagaaggacatgaggaagccagacgtaataccaccgtaacgtcaccgtatcatgatctgagagtagacttgatggcaacatggccaaacacacactgcagtatatacttgctattccccggaaaaaaaagccagcaaaaaagtgtaccgtctgcaatcgcagtgaaactaatctgttgtgcaaatcctgctgcgtctccttgcacacaggggagtgttacaaaaagaaaaactgtatttgaaacatccacataattgtaaatagtaccacggttgcacacatttgtaaatagtttgccaaatagttttgtcaaattgttacactgttgaatgtaaataaacatattttgctatcaaaaaacactttttcattgttagtggtagtgttttacagaagtaaagcactgtgtaggtgtttgtggcatcattcatgggaaaaaaaaggtgtcaaattccctagagtgcatgaaataatatcgtttcacaaaaagcttgatttctccgtattttgtttcaaaacagagcatttgggtgaaactaaccattttctattgttgattactgaaaaacggaataaggtagaaacaaacttttttttctgatgaaagatgagagtccaatctttcatttggtagtgtgtgtgtttccattgtccaaacacaaaattttctgtggaccttgaaagatcagtcaaaatgcttaaatcggctggcacccacggcatcccttttctgaaaacgtctggcagtcaaagagttaagatgatccacccggacgccgcagcgacaaaagatccttgaatgcaccttaactcatattctacgagcataacattaatcagaataccatgtttaggctagtggggctacatataacatattattgtttagAATTTCAATTGAGGTTTGATTGATTGTGAAtataaattcactgaaattaatttaaaattaaagaaaagtCAAGATTGCAGTGATGAGAACAGAAACAACCCTGATCCTGCACAGTATGTTACgagcaataaaacaaaaataatgtacatgtatgtataatGAGACAATATCAGTGATGAGGTCAATTTCAGAGCTTTCTGAGGcagaaaattttgtgtcaaTGCCCAATACTCACTCTCTAAGATTGTCACACTGTTCTTCCAGTCGAGCCTTGTCCTTGCTGACTACCAACAGCTGAGACTCTCGCTTTTCAAGGCGGCTCGAAAGTTCATTAATAACCTACAACAGCACAAATTACCGTTTAcacttgaaatgttttgtttaaatcaatgacttatatataaaaaatatatatacacatttaccttttgaagctcaacAATCGGAACTGTTGAAACACCTTTCATCTCCTCTGTGATTGGTGAAATTACCTCTTCTTCTGCATTCAAGTTGAAATCAGACTGTGCAACGTTTGCCACGTTCGCCCCCGAATCCTGTTCCTGCTCAGCCAGCAGTTCAGGCTGCTCACAATTCACAGGCGTTAAACTCCGTCCACTTTCTTCCATCTCGTCCACAGACTGCTTTCTCGCGGTTCCAGTGAAACACTCTTCTTTCTCCTCTTCCATATCATTTGTACTTTCCACTACTTCACCTTCTTGCCTCTCACATACACCTGATGGAACATCTGCTGGAAGAGCAGCGCCCGAAGTCACAGAAGCGAGTGTCCGACTCCCAGGGATCTCATCATCTGAGTTAATCTCACTGACACTCCGACTATCCAGCGACTGTACACTGAATGAATCAATTCGCTCAAATGCATCTGAGGAGGAACCACAACTCTCTGTAAGTTTTGGATAGTCTTCCAGGCGAGTGAAATCTCCACAAGCAGATGCGGAAAGAAGTTGGAATGAGCCATTCATCAAATGAAGGCTAGCCTTTCCTTCTCCTGTCTCTTGTCTGGAGCTGGCTGAGCTCTCACTCAACACGCTCTCATGGTCCAGTACTTCGATATCACTGGTGGTGGATGTTCCTGAAGAGAAGGCACTAACTGGAGGGGAGGGGGTGTCACTCTGACGGTCTTCTGTCTTTAAATCTTTCTGATCTAAATGTACATCCTTGGAAGATTGGGAGGCTGGTAGATCTGAATGCTTAGACTTTTTAGATTCTGCAGAAACTGTACAAAGTTCAGAAGAATCTGAGGGGCTTTTCCCAACCGGGTATTCTGTCTGAATCGGGTATTCTGTCTGAATCTGTGCCCACTCTGTATTACAGTCAACAGAATCTTTGGTGACAGAGTTATGTTTTCCTCTGCTGGTATTGGCATTTGTGTCATCTGGGCTGCAAGTAAGGTCACCACAGTTCTCAATGGGAGAAACTGGCTGGAGGAGAATAGTGTCCTGATGCGAGCTTTCAAACTCCACCAGTTGGCTATCACCACTTGTCTGGCATATGTGAGTCGAATCAGCAGACTCCATCTTTTGACTCTCCAATTCTTTCTTCATCAAAACATTTAtgctattattttgtttttcctgaGGCTGATTCTGAGTTTTAGATGGGGGTACAGAAACTACCTGGGATGTGGTGATGCATTGCCCATCTCCAGGTGGAAGGAAGGCACTAAAAAAGTCTTCAGATTCATCCATAACTGTGCGGGTGACAGGAGTAGTTATGGCCGCTGAGGGATTCAGAGTTAAAACGTTTTCTTCAGGTGGTGCTTCCCACTGGGTCAAACCCCATCCGCCACTTAATGACAACTTTTCAGGCAATGTCACACctgacaacaaaaataaaagaagtgcGCTTAATTACACAGTTAACATTAGATGCAAAACCACTGTTCAGTAAAACCTACCGTCATAGGGCATTACAGTTGTGTCACTCCATTGGCCGTCTTCCTTAATGTCCAGAACACGATCGATTGATTTCTGAGCTGTTGTCAGTGCTTGTTTGGCGAAAGTGGACAGGTGAGATGCGTTAAACCAACTCATCTTGACCACTAACCTAGCTCCAACTTGTTTTgcggatttaaaaataaatcattgaatACAGATTAGCAGAGTTAACTTGATCTACATTTTTGCCCTCGGCGATTGTCTGACGTGACAACACTTCGTTACATCAAAAATAGTTTTGGTCAGACTTGCTTTGTTGACAGTTCAATGCAACACTGCTAGCTTAGCTAGCTAAAGCTAGTATGAAATAGCATTTGTCATGAGATCGAAATAAGTATAGACGGGAATCTCGAGAGCGTCGGTTGATTACTTCATTAGTCGGCTACCAGAGTCTTCAAAGGAAAAGTATCATCATAAAAATCCAGTTTTTCCGTTTGTTTTGGTCGCTCTCAGCTGGTGATCTCGACGCTTTAGCGATGATGCTACTTCCGGTCTACGTAGCAGCATGACATCACTGTCTGGGCTGACTGGCGGCTCCGGGTGCGTTCGGATTTAAACTCCCGAGTAGGCACTGTTTCATTGCGATTGTTCGGAAACTGAGAGCATTGCTCAACTTTAACTTCGGTTATTCAGATTCAGAGTGCCCTGAAAAAGCTGAGCCCAAGCGCCCTAGGCGCTCCTCCTCAGGAGACAAGGAGCGCCCAAAACAAGGATGGGCAACTATGCTGGAGACGGACGCAATTTTCATCCGCGCTGCGCTACTCGGACCAACATAGAGAACCACACACTTCCGAACCAGACGTATGacatatgacaaaaatgcttctATAGATAACAACAAAATACTTGCATATTTGCAAAATCCTGTATGTGCActtattatataatttttttcataatgcattttttatttatgtttaaaatatcCTAACCCAGCAACAAACATTTTGacgcaaacaacaaaatatttatgctgtgatttatttatttatttttccagtgtAAAGGGCTCTCTTTCATATAGATTACCATTCAAGGATGACACAAAACTAAAGCCATATCGCTAATAGCAGttttagctttgttttgttttttttgttttatctcaAGAGGCAATTGCCTCTTCATTATCTTAAGATCATCCCCAAGACATCAAAGTTATACTtacgattatttattttgttttatcattattttgtaTATAAACAGGATATAATTATCATTGGCCATTCACCACTGAAATCAGCGGGTGCTTCCCCATATTCTGCGATGCACTTTTTTCTCCTTAACACATTGTCAAGGTATCAGGACTCGGTAACAGGTCCTCAAAATTATATGACTCGGactcaagtgcaaaaaaaaaaaaaacgtgatcgGGACATGTCTAAATGTTATTGTCCGTCCGtattatatatttgttgttgtttttattggagGAGATTTTGCTGTGAATATTACAATTAGAATAACATGGCCTGGCATCAATAAATGGTCTTTTTacttaaaagaacaaaaagtgttcctttaatatttgtatttggctGACCCTGATTTCAAGGTTTCAATTAACCAACATGAATATGCAAGAGCAGAGATTCCAGCCATTTTCCTCAAAACTTTGAGGCAGTCGCAGTACCCCTCGGCGTTAATGTGACCATtgttgggctttttgttggttctgaccaagccatttcaaaataaaatgctgcccacgggttaagtcAAGTTTGTCGCAGGCAAGTGGTTGCAGTTGGCACCCCCAAACTGGGTCTTCAATTCCTGACGGCGCCTCTATCTTCGTAATTGCCACACACAAATGAATTCTAATCTCAAGGTCAATCGATTTTAATGTTTGCACAAAATAACCAATAGGGGGCAGCATCTTTCTAGTTGTTTACTATCATTATTATGTCTGGTCACAGACTTCGAGAAAATATAAGGCAGTACACGTTTTGCAGTCAAAGTATAGCATTAGTAATTCCATTATTATTTCAGACAGCAATGTAGGCTTCTAGCCTCAATAACGATATCCTTTATATGTTTTAGTAATTAAATAACAGTCGGAAAGAGATTGTACAATAGGAAAAATACCACTTTTGCACCTAACATTTATCATGGGGCAGTCATTTGTCCAAATGTCCAAAGGATCTATTATAACATTATTTTACATGTTACTCTTATATTGTAAATGCAACAAACAGTGAGACAAAACAGCTGtggaaaataaagaaatacaataaaaaggcACAATAATGTTGATTTACTGTGTTGGGCTGCTATCAGAGTGTAGAATTACATGAGGCATTTAGTGTGAATGGAAAACATAAAATTGAGAACCTGTGATTAAGCTTAATGGCTTTAGCAGGGAGGATAGCTCCCACAAGTATGTGATTTACTGCCTCGGCATTGAGTTAATGAACCTTTGTGTTTAATTTCTCATTCCACAATGATTAATGAACCTGAGAGAGACTTCTATGCATTTTAATAGGCATGCAAACATAATTGTTCATTCTATGAGGTGGTCTGCTCTGTTAACTGTTTTAAGAAATGTGACGTTAATGCCGTGGTGTGCAGTGACTTCATAGCTGTTTCCACTGGCCTAAACACTACAGCgccatttaattcaatttacaaCTTAAAtggaattgtatttatttttcaacagtcatggcggccgtggctcaggggtAGAGACGGTTGTCCAGTAACCACAAGTTTGGCTGTTTGATCCCTGCTCTCCAAAAGTCATGTGTCATatcttgggcaagacacttcacacacactaCCTCCAGTGCTACTCGCATTGGTGTATAAATGGTGCGAacgtttggtggtggtcggaggggccgtaggcatGTACTGGTAGCCACGCTTCTGTCAGCCTACCcaagggcagctgtggctacttaagtagttcaCCGTCACTTGAgggtgaatgtgtgagtgcatgaataatgtattcatTCCATTGTAACGTGTCTTTGACTGTtgagaaaagcgctatataaattggatgcattattattattagcctcATTTAATAGCTATTCGCTTGGCTACCAAGCTCCAAATTTTACTTTCTGTTGAAGGATCTTCGTGcggtttgtcacttttttactctggactgccacctctggcccaaagcgcaactgcagcatctgtgtcaggctctttcatggtgcgcgtgcgagtttGTGCCCGATCTTAAGTGCACGCCACATGTCACACGCCACAATCCGTGGGGACGtgcatgacgtcaccctccaTTACTCTACCCAACCCCTCCGCACACTCTATACTATAAAGAGAAGGTAAAAGCTGATAGTTGctgtcagagtaaaacagtcagggctcttcatactcatctgggcattggtggagcatgcatgacgtagaaaaagctttaatattacctttttaaatgcaCCTTTAAGTGATTACATggccaaatacttttgtttgtaTATTGTGCACTTGGATTTAAAGGTAAATGGCAGATAACAGTAGACAGCAAACACAGGATAACACTTGACTATTGAAAAATCATGTGCACAAATACTTATATCTCATACCTgtatcattaattattaatgctggtgtcaaaatgttgaatgtACACAGGTTTCTCAAATAGGGCAGTCAACGAAAAAGAGTCAAAACATCCTTCAGTCCTGACACAATTTTATCGATTCCATTGAAATGCCATCTGTCATCCTCCCACCTTAACAGGAACGTTGGGAATGTCACTGCCGTGCCTTTGAGATGACCTTGCCATCCATCATAAAGCAATACTGTACAGTTAAAGGGTGCATACAGCGATTAAGGAGTCCTGAGCTAAAAAGAGCATATTTTTATCAACTTGACAAATGTGACACCCATTTTGATATGAGGGAATGTCTTCTGGCTTGCTGTTTACTTCTTGTCATCTTTCCAATCAATTTACAGAAAATGAGGTTAAAATTGTCTTCTCTTGACATGTTTTCTCATTTGTCAACTTTGCACTGCGATATGTCTCCATAATAATTTGACATACAATGTCTTTGTGTCACCCTGTCCAAAGAGGTTTTGATTGTGCTAATGATAATGTGTCACAGTGCTGTGTCCCAAAATCAGTGCAGCGAGATGGGCGCACTACATTTGTGTTGTTCTGTATTAGAGTGATTGATGAGTCACTTTGCTGTGGTGCTTTGATTAAGATGCTGATGATTTATTACCACTGCTCACAATATAATTAGGTTCTCTATTTACACTTACCAAAACAGTATCTTCTTGCTCTATTATCCCCATCTGTGTCCCATAGTGTAGGCTGTCACCATACATGCAGGATGATTGGGTTGTTGCAAACGTGCAGGTTCAATTTTGACACAGTGTAAGCACAAAATTTAACTCATGATGGATATTTATGAAATAATCTAATATATGATTCATAATTGGTTGTAATATGGTCACTTCACAATAGCTGAGATGGTCTATAAAGTAAATACTCTGGATTTTAGCAATTGTGTAAATGAAGCCGTACTGGGCTTCTTTTTAGAAAAATAGGCTGAACAACAATGTGAAAGTTGCTGTTAACTACTGCAGTTTTGTCCAAAGATGGGTAACTTTGAGATGGTCGGAAACCGAAGAACTCCCGTAATTAATTGTCTTACAACAATCCACTCCTCCCTAAGCACAACACTAATTTCGAAAAATTCtgagaaagtggaaaaaacacatttaaatagcAATCAATCTATTAATTTAGTACCAATTTCTCTCATTTCTCAATGCCCTTGAGTGATACATTGACTGACAAGTCCAGTAGTATAAAGAAGTctcctccactagtctaaacacggtattcttattcatattgtgtttgtggaatacatgataaattaagcaaaaaaatccacctgtttcaTCCTTTTCAAGGgacggccattttaccacttgccgTTGACTGAGAATGACATTGCAGTGTCTaggggctcagcttgcgaacaccatatgaccaaacccaaaaaacaagtAAATCGTGACGGTCGTTTTTCGAGTCTGTAGACTAATGGGGACGCATAGAAAAACATATTATcgtaaagaaataaatattttttctttattaaaacatGTAATGTTTCCATTCATTACAATAAGGAAAATGAGGTTTCTTTTTACATGAGTAAATTCAGTCACTATATTGGTCACTGAACACATTCATGAGGTCCCAACCACTGGATACTTGATGTTAAAATCGacagatgaaaaataaatgaattgttgatttgcatgttttcctCAATAAGAATCATTAAATTCTATGTCATGCTGTATAAAAGCTGCAGTGTGTAGATTTTAGTGCCATccagtggtgaactaatagaatgcgaTGATTGTGGAGCACgtgcactacggtgcctcagacaGACAACACTTTGCAGGTCTACCGAACAAACACTTTTAGACTGAGCGAGCTAGCAAGCAACCCAGCAAGTAGCAGCTAGTGTGCGCGGCGACCAAGCGTGGCTAGCAACAATccgctggagcggctaacaaagGATGGCTAGCAAAAAATAGCAGAAGCAGTTAACAAGagtgggagaagctagcaaaagttAGCGAGAgtaaagcagagggagacattCTGCAGGGATTCAGCGATGACCagctgcaggccccagctgtggaaggtatgCTCCCATTAGATTCCACACGATCTGCAACTACCACCAGAAGCTAACTACATTCGCAAAGTTCTTTTCCTTCGGGTAGCTGTAGTAAAAAGATGCCGGCACAACCTATGTAATATGATTAGAGATAAGTAGACCTAagatatatatatgatatatgtaCATTGATTTGATagaacttttttaaaattgaaattaatagtagttttttaaatgaatgaattattagttcaccactacaTGGCGCTGAATAATACACACTACCTCTTTAATCGATATCATAGATACTATAGAGTTGTATACATAAATACCATATCTCCATCATATCAATGCTGGTGCAACATCTCCAAGGTGTCCAACAACATCATTTATCTCCCTAGGGGTGTGGCATCATTGCGAGTTTGCGCTTTGTTCTTCCTGTTTGGGATGGGCGGAGCCCCACAGACTC harbors:
- the tmf1 gene encoding TATA element modulatory factor, whose product is MSWFNASHLSTFAKQALTTAQKSIDRVLDIKEDGQWSDTTVMPYDGVTLPEKLSLSGGWGLTQWEAPPEENVLTLNPSAAITTPVTRTVMDESEDFFSAFLPPGDGQCITTSQVVSVPPSKTQNQPQEKQNNSINVLMKKELESQKMESADSTHICQTSGDSQLVEFESSHQDTILLQPVSPIENCGDLTCSPDDTNANTSRGKHNSVTKDSVDCNTEWAQIQTEYPIQTEYPVGKSPSDSSELCTVSAESKKSKHSDLPASQSSKDVHLDQKDLKTEDRQSDTPSPPVSAFSSGTSTTSDIEVLDHESVLSESSASSRQETGEGKASLHLMNGSFQLLSASACGDFTRLEDYPKLTESCGSSSDAFERIDSFSVQSLDSRSVSEINSDDEIPGSRTLASVTSGAALPADVPSGVCERQEGEVVESTNDMEEEKEECFTGTARKQSVDEMEESGRSLTPVNCEQPELLAEQEQDSGANVANVAQSDFNLNAEEEVISPITEEMKGVSTVPIVELQKVINELSSRLEKRESQLLVVSKDKARLEEQCDNLRDEVITLKEESSTVQSLKEEFTQRIADTERKAQLACKERDIAKKEIKGLREELSSRLHSSVSLELIKEKEEQIRGLLEEGEKLSKQQLQHSNIIKKLRAKEKDSDARLTKQQKKIKEVEDELRHLQQVLEEKEEVEKQHRDNIKKLNSAVECQEEQQSRLQTDSEELLEKNRSLQAALDNSYKELAELHKANASRASKVEEAALGREIQARELQSLALVKAQEEARVQQELLANQVSDLRLALQRVEQQQARKEDYLREEINELQKRLQEAESRNQELSESVTSATRPLLRQIENLQASLGGQTASWEKLEKSISDRLVEAQAQLAVAVEKERAATEDLLSIKCQLASLESQNSLLRQEKVRLLALVETEKSRREKMEDESSREHIELANLQEKHNRVLEEAKKEKLLLTNQLEMEKMKVEQEKKKYYLAQEALKEKKSVMHDLPPSSTPSLSRSSSISGADNAGLHSSIFSQDDSLDHTMGSGTMSVSMSGTNLYEAARLSGGSSVIENMQSQLKLREGEIAQLQLEISSLERRRSVMAEELVRLTNQNDEMQEQVAEIPKLTIQLKELEQRHNTILQMYGEKAEEADELKLDLEDVKSMFKTQIDELLKNQK